The following are encoded in a window of bacterium genomic DNA:
- a CDS encoding FG-GAP repeat protein: protein MLARFGGLVGSTLELFAAIFCFVAISTTASFADNEFPLALEPGWIYPDDLATDVATWNESLSPPIVLSGLDVDADGFDDIVVAYPTFDFEFESYSNYVGSVFVFHGGLQGLEPEPRTRLVGRGTTTFASNPFNAGDINGDGYDDLALADPDYEVAPPSRNLGRILIHYGGADGLTSTPIVLVGYPASVLSIFAERVAGGVDVNGDGYFDLATSRLFQNWSGLDLNIQGFWGSPSGWHRPAAWVAETPSCSYLTLGFIGDVNGDDFGDAAIGCSSGKPLVNETHFFLGTRFGLSEEPDFIFDGYSEPTRVGDINGDGYDDVYEVGEALFFGSADGLNLSNPQWYSRRGHVAYADIDGDSYGDLIFGFGNDTVEVYRGSSHGLTEKAAWVNTKHEVLDGALLTFGDSVSAGDFNGDGYSDLAVGARRSRLTKAQTRANYVLVFYSNTGTPTTTTTTTTTTTTTLPATGLDDDDALDDDPMPAEDEDAEAIDDSEEIRACGC from the coding sequence ATGCTCGCGAGATTCGGTGGACTCGTCGGTTCGACGTTGGAACTGTTCGCGGCGATTTTTTGTTTCGTGGCGATTTCAACGACGGCATCATTCGCGGACAATGAATTTCCGCTCGCATTAGAACCCGGCTGGATTTATCCCGACGACCTGGCTACTGACGTCGCGACCTGGAACGAATCGCTTTCACCACCAATTGTCCTATCCGGGCTCGATGTCGATGCGGACGGCTTCGACGATATTGTCGTTGCATATCCGACCTTCGATTTCGAATTCGAGAGTTACTCGAATTATGTGGGCAGCGTTTTCGTTTTCCACGGCGGATTGCAGGGTCTCGAGCCTGAGCCAAGAACGCGTCTCGTCGGGCGAGGAACAACGACGTTCGCAAGCAATCCGTTCAACGCCGGAGACATCAACGGCGATGGATACGATGACTTGGCATTGGCCGATCCGGACTATGAAGTGGCACCACCATCACGAAATTTGGGGCGAATTCTCATTCATTATGGCGGGGCGGACGGATTAACGAGTACCCCGATCGTCCTTGTCGGTTACCCGGCCTCCGTATTGTCGATATTTGCCGAGAGAGTTGCAGGCGGCGTGGATGTCAATGGGGACGGATATTTTGATCTCGCCACGTCGCGACTTTTTCAAAATTGGAGCGGTCTCGACTTGAACATACAGGGGTTTTGGGGTTCGCCGTCGGGGTGGCACCGCCCCGCGGCTTGGGTCGCGGAGACACCAAGTTGTTCCTATCTGACGCTTGGGTTTATCGGCGACGTCAACGGGGACGACTTCGGAGACGCGGCGATTGGATGTTCCTCGGGGAAGCCGCTTGTAAACGAAACGCACTTTTTTCTGGGAACAAGATTCGGTTTGTCGGAAGAGCCGGACTTTATTTTTGACGGATATAGCGAACCGACGCGCGTCGGCGACATCAATGGCGACGGGTACGACGATGTTTACGAAGTAGGGGAGGCGCTCTTTTTCGGATCGGCCGACGGCTTGAATCTGAGCAATCCGCAGTGGTATTCCCGCAGGGGACATGTTGCTTACGCGGACATCGACGGCGATTCGTATGGCGATCTGATCTTCGGTTTCGGCAACGACACGGTCGAAGTTTATCGTGGTTCGTCGCACGGGCTGACTGAGAAAGCGGCTTGGGTCAATACGAAGCACGAGGTCCTTGACGGCGCACTTCTCACCTTCGGCGACTCTGTGAGCGCAGGCGATTTCAACGGTGACGGTTATTCCGATTTGGCGGTTGGCGCGCGCCGTTCGCGGCTCACGAAAGCGCAAACCCGGGCGAACTACGTGCTCGTTTTTTATTCGAACACAGGAACGCCAACCACCACGACGACTACGACCACGACGACTACCACGACGCTTCCGGCAACCGGCCTGGACGACGACGACGCGCTCGACGATGAC